The Candidatus Rokuibacteriota bacterium region GTCCAGACGACGGTCTCGGTGAGGAGCACCTTGCCATCGGCCAAGGTGACCGCGCCCGGGCTCACCGCAATCACGGGCGCGTGCAGTCGGACCTCGATTCCCTTGCGCCGGAGCTTGTCCAATCCCCGCCAGGCCAACCGGTTGCTGACGCAGGGGATAATCCTTCCCGACGCCTCGGGCAGAACGAGACGCACTTCGCGCCCATCGAGGCGCGGGTCATTCGGGTGCAGCGTCTTCTGGATGAGGTCCTGGAGCTCGGTCGCCAGCTCCACGCCCGTGCAGCCGGCCCCCACGAGGCAGAAGGTGAGGAGCCGTCGCCGCGCCTTGGGATCCGGCTCGAGGTCGGCCCGCTCGAACATCTCCAGGAGATGGTTGCGGAGCCTCACGGCGTCTTTGAGGGTTTTGAAAGTGAAGGTCTTTGCCTCTACCCCCTCGACGCCGAAGAAGTTGGTCGTGCTCCCCAGGGCGATGACGAGGTCGTCGTACGCCAGCTCGCCGTGATCGGTCAGAACCCTTCGCCCCTCCAGGTCGATCGACCGGACCTCGGCTCTCCGAAAGTCCACGCGCGTCTTCCGGAAGAGCGGGCGGAGTGGCCTGACCACATGGCGGGGCTCGACGCCCCCCGAGGTGATTTCATGGAGCATCGGAACGAACAGGTGATAGTTCTCCTTGTCGAGGAGCACGATCCGGACGGACCGCTCTCGACGCAGCGCCCTTTCGAGATGGAGCGCCGCGTAGAGCCCGCCAAAGCCGGCCCCGAGGATGACGACCTGCCTATCGGGCATCGCTGACCCAGCGCGATCTCATGGCGTAGCCGCGTCCGATCCTCCGGCGGAGCCCTCGGATACTTTGGGTAGCTGCGGTGACAAGTAACAGGATCAGCTCCGACAGCGGATCGAGACGAGCATCCAGCGCCGATGAACCGCACGCGGGGCATTGAACGGCGCGCCCCGGTCCAAGGGAACGCACGAACACCTCGCGGCATTTCCCGCAGGTGAACTCATACACCCACATGAGCATCCTCCTCTCTTGGACCACTCAGTTCTTCGTGGCGGCCTGGACCCCGGGGTTGGCCACGAAGAACTGCTTGTTCAGCGCGATGAAGTGTTTCCACTGCTCCGGGGTCTCGTCCTCGGCGAAGATCGCCTTCACCGGGCAGACGGGCTCGCAGGCCCCGCAGTCGATACACTCGTCGGGGTGGATGAAGAGCTGGTTCGGCCCCTCGTAGATGCAGTCCACCGGGCAGACCTCGACGCAGGCCTTGTCCTTGACGTCGATGCACGGCTC contains the following coding sequences:
- a CDS encoding ferredoxin family protein, giving the protein MAYVIAEPCIDVKDKACVEVCPVDCIYEGPNQLFIHPDECIDCGACEPVCPVKAIFAEDETPEQWKHFIALNKQFFVANPGVQAATKN
- a CDS encoding FAD-dependent oxidoreductase, with product MPDRQVVILGAGFGGLYAALHLERALRRERSVRIVLLDKENYHLFVPMLHEITSGGVEPRHVVRPLRPLFRKTRVDFRRAEVRSIDLEGRRVLTDHGELAYDDLVIALGSTTNFFGVEGVEAKTFTFKTLKDAVRLRNHLLEMFERADLEPDPKARRRLLTFCLVGAGCTGVELATELQDLIQKTLHPNDPRLDGREVRLVLPEASGRIIPCVSNRLAWRGLDKLRRKGIEVRLHAPVIAVSPGAVTLADGKVLLTETVVWT